The following coding sequences lie in one Acidobacteriota bacterium genomic window:
- a CDS encoding SDR family oxidoreductase, producing the protein MRYQDKVTIITGAAQGIGAGCARVFAQAGAHVIVADRKEAEGQAIAAEINGLFVKTDVTQSGDIQRLIDIAVEKYGRLDCLINNAGWHPPYHTIDEFSLDDLRSVLEVNVVSVFAASKFALPHLRKTKGCIINIASLVGTMAQPHATTYVASKGAVVAFTKALAIDEACHGVRVNSVSPGNIWTPLWKEGADASPDPAQTIAEGEAVQWLGRMGTPEEAGRLCLFLAAEATFTTGVDHLLTGGAEIGYGRKPF; encoded by the coding sequence ATGCGCTATCAAGACAAAGTCACCATCATCACCGGCGCGGCCCAGGGCATCGGCGCAGGCTGCGCGCGGGTCTTCGCCCAAGCCGGCGCGCACGTCATCGTCGCCGACCGCAAGGAAGCCGAAGGGCAGGCCATCGCCGCCGAGATCAATGGCCTTTTCGTCAAAACCGATGTCACCCAAAGCGGCGACATTCAACGTCTGATTGATATTGCCGTTGAGAAGTACGGGCGGCTGGATTGCCTCATCAACAACGCGGGCTGGCATCCGCCTTATCACACGATTGATGAGTTCTCGCTGGATGATCTGCGCTCTGTGTTGGAAGTAAATGTCGTCAGCGTTTTTGCGGCCAGCAAATTCGCGCTGCCGCATTTGCGCAAAACCAAAGGTTGCATCATCAATATTGCCAGCTTGGTCGGCACAATGGCGCAACCGCACGCGACGACTTACGTGGCGAGCAAAGGCGCGGTCGTCGCCTTCACCAAAGCCCTGGCGATTGACGAAGCCTGCCACGGTGTGCGCGTCAATTCGGTTTCGCCCGGCAACATCTGGACGCCGCTCTGGAAGGAAGGCGCAGACGCTTCGCCCGACCCAGCGCAAACCATCGCCGAAGGCGAAGCCGTGCAATGGTTGGGCCGTATGGGCACGCCGGAAGAAGCTGGACGGCTGTGTCTGTTTCTCGCCGCCGAAGCAACCTTCACAACGGGCGTAGATCATTTGCTGACGGGCGGCGCGGAGATTGGCTACGGACGGAA
- a CDS encoding glycoside hydrolase, which produces MKPIRTLLALLCLAFLLVTAPAPSRAQQFAANLYQGLRWRCIGPFRAGRTVGAVGIPSQPNTFFMGVNNGGVWKTTDAGRTWQPLFDDQPTGSIGDVAVCESQPNVLYAGSGEGLPLRPDLSVGDGVYKSTDGGKTWKNVGLRDGQQIGRLIVDPKDPNRVFVAVCGHPFGPNKERGVYRSLDGGATWQQVLFKDENTGAIQIEFDPTNTNTLYADLYEVRHGPWENGQWQGPGSGLYKSTDGGATWKPLTKGLPTFEQGLGRIGFGIANSNSNILYATVDANQQNGGIYRSDDAGESWRKLGNDQRTWGRGSDFAEIRVHPKNPEVVFVANTATYKSTDGGKSWTGFKGAPGGDDYHRIWINPEQPDVMILAADQGATITVNGGATWSSWYNQPTAQMYHVITDNRWPYWVYSGQQESGSIGVASRGDYGAITWRDWRTVGVEEYGYVAPDPLNPEIIYGGKITRYDWNTGQVQNISPQAGGRGGGGQYRFLRTAPVIFSPMDNKTLYYAGNVLFKTLNGGQSWEVISPDLSREKYDVPEVIGKYRTPEMASGPGGMPRRGVIYTIAPSHKTLNTIWVGTDDGLIHLTRDGGKNWANITPPELKSWMKVSLMDASHFDDDTVYAAINTLRIDDLRPHIYRTHDGGKTWKHITNGIPDGTTVNVVREDPQRKGLLYAGTEQTVYFSVDDGEHWQSLRLNLPASSIRDLVIKDDDVVVGTHGRSFWILDDVTPLRQLNDQVAQADAFLYKPQTAIRVRRSQNTDTPIPPEEPMGQNPPDGAIINYWLKADAKEVALEILDRSGQLVRRYASADQPDVVDPKTQAYPEYWFRPPRILLNQAGMQRWVWNLRYTPPTGQPRAYPMTAIYRDTPPTPEGPLAQPGDYTVRLTVDGKSFTQPLTLKLDPRVTATPAALAQQSELTMQCYQGINRVRATQAEIGKLKAQLPALKTRAGQGAMADALTAFEQKLTGLEGAAGSFRGGGGGGGGAGIARLAGEFLNIMNLVGEVDAQPTTQAKAAAQALQKSLDDQLARWQTLKGDELNKLNEQLRQAGLPLLVR; this is translated from the coding sequence CCTTTTTCATGGGCGTCAACAACGGGGGCGTCTGGAAAACGACCGATGCCGGGCGGACGTGGCAGCCGCTGTTTGATGACCAGCCGACCGGTTCCATTGGCGACGTAGCCGTGTGCGAGTCGCAACCAAATGTGCTTTATGCGGGCAGTGGCGAAGGCTTGCCGCTACGGCCAGACTTGTCCGTCGGCGATGGCGTCTACAAATCCACCGATGGCGGCAAGACGTGGAAAAACGTGGGGCTGCGCGATGGGCAGCAGATTGGCCGCTTGATCGTTGACCCCAAAGACCCGAATCGCGTCTTCGTGGCCGTGTGCGGCCATCCCTTTGGCCCGAACAAAGAGCGCGGCGTCTATCGTTCGCTCGACGGCGGGGCGACCTGGCAGCAAGTGCTTTTCAAAGATGAGAACACCGGCGCAATTCAAATCGAGTTCGATCCGACCAACACCAACACGCTCTACGCCGACCTTTACGAAGTGCGTCACGGCCCCTGGGAAAACGGTCAGTGGCAAGGGCCGGGCAGCGGGCTGTACAAATCCACCGATGGCGGCGCGACGTGGAAGCCGTTGACCAAAGGCTTGCCGACGTTCGAGCAGGGCTTAGGCCGCATCGGCTTCGGCATTGCCAACAGCAATTCGAATATCCTTTACGCGACGGTGGACGCGAATCAGCAAAACGGCGGCATCTATCGCAGCGATGACGCGGGCGAATCGTGGCGCAAGCTCGGCAACGACCAACGCACCTGGGGGCGCGGCAGCGATTTTGCTGAGATTCGCGTGCATCCCAAAAATCCTGAAGTTGTGTTTGTCGCTAACACGGCGACGTACAAATCCACCGATGGCGGCAAGAGTTGGACGGGCTTCAAGGGCGCGCCGGGCGGCGATGATTACCACCGCATTTGGATCAATCCCGAACAGCCTGATGTGATGATCTTGGCCGCAGACCAAGGTGCGACGATCACGGTCAACGGCGGCGCGACCTGGAGCAGTTGGTACAACCAGCCGACGGCGCAGATGTATCACGTCATCACCGACAATCGCTGGCCCTATTGGGTCTACAGCGGGCAGCAGGAAAGCGGTTCCATCGGCGTGGCGAGCCGGGGCGATTACGGCGCGATCACCTGGCGCGATTGGCGCACCGTAGGTGTGGAAGAATACGGCTATGTCGCGCCTGATCCGCTGAATCCGGAGATCATCTACGGCGGCAAAATCACGCGCTACGATTGGAACACTGGCCAGGTGCAAAACATTTCGCCCCAGGCCGGTGGACGCGGCGGCGGCGGCCAGTATCGTTTCCTGCGCACCGCGCCCGTCATCTTTTCGCCCATGGACAACAAGACGCTGTATTACGCGGGCAACGTGCTCTTCAAAACGCTCAATGGCGGCCAAAGCTGGGAAGTCATCAGCCCCGACCTGTCGCGCGAGAAATACGACGTGCCCGAAGTCATCGGCAAATACCGCACGCCCGAAATGGCCTCTGGCCCAGGAGGTATGCCGCGGCGCGGCGTGATTTACACCATCGCGCCCTCGCACAAAACGCTCAACACGATTTGGGTGGGCACCGATGACGGCTTGATTCATCTGACGCGCGACGGCGGAAAGAATTGGGCGAACATCACCCCGCCCGAATTGAAGTCGTGGATGAAGGTCTCGCTGATGGATGCCTCGCATTTCGACGATGACACCGTCTATGCCGCGATTAACACGCTGCGAATTGATGATCTGCGTCCGCACATTTACCGCACACACGACGGCGGCAAAACGTGGAAACACATCACCAACGGCATCCCTGACGGCACCACCGTCAACGTCGTGCGTGAAGACCCGCAACGCAAAGGCTTGTTGTATGCAGGCACAGAGCAGACGGTTTATTTTTCGGTGGATGACGGCGAACATTGGCAATCCTTGCGGCTGAACCTGCCCGCGAGTTCGATCCGCGATCTGGTCATCAAGGATGATGATGTGGTCGTCGGCACGCACGGGCGCTCGTTCTGGATTTTGGATGACGTCACGCCGCTGCGGCAGCTCAACGATCAAGTCGCGCAGGCTGACGCTTTCCTTTACAAACCGCAAACGGCGATTCGCGTGCGCCGCAGCCAGAACACCGACACGCCCATCCCGCCCGAAGAACCGATGGGCCAGAATCCGCCCGACGGCGCGATCATCAATTACTGGCTGAAGGCCGACGCGAAAGAGGTCGCGCTGGAAATTCTGGATCGTTCCGGCCAACTCGTCCGCCGTTATGCCAGCGCCGACCAGCCCGACGTCGTTGACCCAAAGACGCAAGCTTACCCCGAATACTGGTTCCGTCCGCCGCGCATTTTGCTCAACCAAGCGGGCATGCAACGCTGGGTGTGGAATCTGCGTTATACGCCGCCCACAGGCCAGCCGCGCGCTTACCCGATGACCGCGATTTACCGCGACACACCGCCCACACCCGAAGGGCCGCTGGCGCAACCGGGCGATTACACGGTGCGGCTGACGGTGGATGGCAAATCGTTCACGCAACCGCTCACACTGAAACTCGATCCGCGCGTAACCGCTACGCCCGCCGCGCTGGCGCAACAAAGCGAATTGACGATGCAATGTTATCAAGGCATCAACCGTGTGCGCGCCACGCAAGCCGAGATCGGCAAGCTCAAAGCCCAACTGCCAGCGTTGAAAACACGCGCGGGACAAGGCGCAATGGCCGACGCGCTCACCGCGTTTGAACAAAAGTTGACCGGCCTCGAAGGCGCTGCTGGTAGCTTTCGTGGCGGCGGTGGCGGTGGCGGCGGTGCGGGCATCGCGCGTTTGGCGGGCGAGTTCCTGAACATCATGAATCTGGTTGGTGAAGTTGACGCGCAACCCACCACACAGGCCAAAGCTGCCGCGCAGGCCTTGCAAAAATCGCTGGATGACCAATTGGCGCGCTGGCAAACGCTCAAAGGCGACGAACTCAACAAGCTCAACGAGCAATTGCGACAAGCGGGGTTGCCGCTGCTTGTTCGGTGA